A window of the Streptomyces sp. JB150 genome harbors these coding sequences:
- a CDS encoding TetR family transcriptional regulator, whose amino-acid sequence MATGHTDPRRRERILAATLDLIADEGVAGVSHRKIAARAGVPLGSMTYHFSGIDDLLREAFRHFTDHIVALFDAHLAPPADRDQARAAVADLVHELSEGSKRDLVLTQELYTLAARRPAYRELTQEWMARSRAHLEKHFDPGTARQLDALIEGLTLHRALSPAPHDRALTLEAVTRVTTAGGRDR is encoded by the coding sequence ATGGCCACCGGACACACCGACCCGCGGCGCCGAGAACGCATCCTCGCCGCCACCCTCGACCTCATCGCCGACGAGGGCGTCGCCGGGGTCTCCCATCGCAAGATCGCCGCGCGGGCCGGTGTGCCCCTGGGGTCGATGACCTACCACTTCAGCGGCATCGACGACCTGCTCCGCGAGGCGTTCCGTCACTTCACCGACCACATCGTCGCCCTGTTCGACGCGCACCTCGCACCGCCGGCCGACCGCGACCAGGCCCGAGCGGCGGTCGCCGACCTCGTCCACGAGCTGTCCGAGGGAAGCAAGCGCGACCTGGTCCTCACCCAGGAGCTGTACACCCTCGCCGCGCGCAGGCCCGCGTACCGGGAACTCACTCAGGAGTGGATGGCGCGCAGCCGCGCCCATCTGGAGAAGCACTTCGACCCCGGCACGGCCCGCCAGCTGGACGCCCTCATCGAGGGCCTGACCCTGCACCGCGCCCTGTCCCCGGCACCCCACGACCGCGCTCTGACACTGGAGGCGGTCACCCGCGTCACCACGGCCGGCGGACGGGATCGTTAG
- a CDS encoding sugar O-acetyltransferase, translated as MPMDHFADDPRTNLERMLAGDLYIADDPEIARRQQHAVRLAARYQAAYAEDADAARPLLAELLGSLGEEAHVRPPLYVDYGSNITIGARTFVNYHLTALDVAAITIGEDCQIGPNVRLLTPTHPLEPQPRRDKLEAARPITIGDNVWLGGGVIVCPGVTIGDNAVIGAGAVVTKDVPANVLALGNPARPVREL; from the coding sequence ACGACCCGCGCACCAACCTGGAGCGCATGCTCGCCGGGGACCTCTACATCGCTGACGACCCCGAGATCGCCCGCCGCCAGCAGCACGCGGTGCGCCTGGCCGCCCGCTACCAGGCCGCCTACGCCGAGGACGCCGACGCCGCCCGCCCGCTCCTCGCCGAACTGCTCGGCTCCCTGGGCGAGGAGGCGCACGTACGGCCGCCGCTGTACGTCGACTACGGCAGCAACATCACCATCGGCGCCCGGACCTTCGTCAACTACCACCTCACCGCGCTGGACGTCGCGGCCATCACCATCGGCGAGGACTGCCAGATCGGCCCGAACGTCCGGCTGCTCACCCCGACCCACCCCCTGGAGCCGCAGCCGCGCCGGGACAAGCTGGAGGCCGCGCGGCCGATCACCATCGGCGACAACGTCTGGCTGGGCGGGGGAGTGATCGTGTGCCCCGGAGTGACCATCGGCGACAACGCGGTCATCGGCGCGGGCGCCGTCGTCACCAAGGACGTGCCCGCGAACGTCCTCGCGCTCGGCAACCCGGCCCGGCCGGTCCGCGAGCTGTGA